One segment of Marvinbryantia formatexigens DSM 14469 DNA contains the following:
- a CDS encoding YhcH/YjgK/YiaL family protein, whose amino-acid sequence MIYGNVEQKETWQFLEEKLTACFAYVKNHDMLHMQPGTYEINGRHFYVNVSEYTTTVRSERFWEAHRKYLDVHVMLQGIETIDLGFVWRMNPGEYEPDKDFLPLDGQATATVTMREGDFLICMPQDAHMTAIMNEQPQKIKKAIFKVQI is encoded by the coding sequence ATGATATATGGAAACGTAGAGCAAAAAGAAACATGGCAATTTCTGGAAGAAAAGCTGACAGCATGCTTTGCTTATGTGAAAAATCATGACATGCTGCATATGCAGCCGGGAACATATGAAATAAATGGGAGACATTTTTATGTAAATGTTTCGGAGTATACAACAACTGTGCGCAGTGAACGCTTTTGGGAAGCACATCGGAAATATCTGGATGTGCATGTGATGCTGCAGGGAATAGAAACCATTGACCTTGGATTTGTCTGGAGGATGAATCCGGGAGAATACGAACCGGATAAGGATTTCCTGCCACTGGACGGGCAGGCGACGGCAACTGTGACGATGCGGGAGGGAGATTTTTTGATATGTATGCCTCAGGATGCACACATGACAGCGATTATGAATGAGCAGCCACAGAAGATAAAGAAAGCGATTTTTAAGGTACAGATATAA
- a CDS encoding MurR/RpiR family transcriptional regulator, producing MKEDGKIPIPFIRTKYESFTQIEKCIADFFTDEERLSGYGTEELAAKNVAERLFVSEASLSRFAKKCGFRGYREMIYQYEKSLRDVRRKKHADNNIQMVLDLYQEVLNKTYNLVDETQILHIVRCMNTANRVYVCGMGSSGQAACEMESRFARIGVDIDSIQDADRMRMQTVFMNPGKLVIGLSLSGETEEVLYLLRESGKRKAQTVLFTANEREQLRQYCTEVVRLPSFRYMNFGNVISPQLPLLILIDILYHYYVNQDRYLKKSLHGDTLTALNEGRRLYRTERLPV from the coding sequence ATGAAAGAAGACGGGAAAATTCCGATTCCATTTATCAGAACAAAATACGAGAGCTTTACACAGATTGAAAAATGCATTGCAGATTTTTTTACCGATGAAGAACGTCTGTCAGGATACGGGACAGAGGAACTGGCGGCAAAGAATGTGGCGGAACGCCTGTTTGTTTCGGAAGCATCTCTTTCGCGCTTTGCGAAAAAGTGCGGTTTCCGGGGGTATCGTGAAATGATTTATCAGTATGAGAAGAGCCTGAGGGATGTCAGACGAAAAAAGCATGCTGATAACAACATACAAATGGTTCTGGATTTATATCAGGAGGTTTTGAATAAAACCTATAATCTGGTAGATGAGACCCAGATTCTGCATATTGTACGTTGCATGAATACGGCAAACCGGGTGTATGTATGCGGAATGGGAAGTTCCGGACAGGCAGCCTGTGAAATGGAAAGCCGTTTTGCGCGGATTGGTGTAGACATTGATTCTATCCAGGATGCGGACAGAATGCGGATGCAGACTGTTTTCATGAATCCGGGAAAACTGGTAATCGGGCTGAGTCTGAGCGGAGAAACCGAAGAGGTACTGTATCTTTTGCGGGAATCGGGCAAGAGGAAAGCACAGACGGTACTTTTTACGGCCAATGAACGGGAACAGCTCCGGCAGTACTGTACGGAAGTGGTGCGTCTGCCTTCTTTTCGATATATGAATTTTGGAAATGTGATTTCGCCGCAGTTACCGCTACTGATATTAATTGATATTTTGTATCATTATTATGTAAATCAGGACCGGTATTTAAAAAAATCCCTTCATGGGGATACCTTAACAGCGCTCAATGAAGGCAGAAGGCTGTACAGAACAGAAAGACTGCCGGTCTGA
- a CDS encoding erythritol/L-threitol dehydrogenase: MSNLPKTMKALVAYGPGDYRLETEHPVPVCGPDDIIIKTEGCGVCVSDVKCYHGAGRYWGSETEKAWVEPPFIPGHEFLGFVAEIGENVKGFEIGDRITADQILPCGECRFCKSGRYWMCQPHKMFGYQNTNDGGMAEYVRYPKTAVISRVPKELPREKALLIEPYACSKHAVDRAGVTNEDILVIAGAGTLGLGMITYARMKNPAKLVVVDMIDERLEKAKDFGADIVINPSKEDAIAKIMELTDGYGCDIYIEATGHPSSVKQGLAMVRKLGTFVEFGVFAQETSVDWSVIGDGKELNVLGSHISPYCYPFVIEHMTDGSLKTDGLIKRTFPIEKWEEAFEYASGKYGDFKVAITFD, encoded by the coding sequence ATGAGTAATTTACCTAAAACCATGAAAGCACTGGTTGCCTATGGACCGGGCGATTACCGTCTGGAGACGGAGCATCCGGTACCGGTTTGCGGACCGGACGATATCATTATTAAAACCGAAGGCTGCGGCGTCTGCGTCAGTGATGTAAAATGCTATCACGGTGCCGGAAGATACTGGGGAAGTGAGACTGAAAAAGCATGGGTGGAGCCGCCGTTCATCCCCGGACATGAATTTCTCGGTTTTGTGGCGGAAATCGGCGAAAACGTGAAGGGCTTCGAAATCGGCGACCGCATCACCGCCGACCAGATACTGCCCTGCGGCGAATGCCGTTTCTGCAAAAGCGGCAGATACTGGATGTGCCAGCCGCACAAAATGTTTGGCTATCAGAATACCAACGACGGCGGCATGGCGGAATATGTGCGCTATCCAAAGACAGCCGTCATTTCCAGGGTTCCAAAGGAGCTTCCGCGGGAAAAAGCCCTGCTGATTGAGCCGTATGCCTGCTCCAAGCACGCGGTGGACCGCGCGGGCGTCACAAACGAGGATATTCTCGTTATCGCCGGAGCCGGTACCCTCGGTCTTGGCATGATTACCTACGCGCGCATGAAAAACCCGGCAAAGCTTGTCGTGGTGGATATGATTGACGAGCGTCTGGAAAAAGCAAAGGATTTCGGAGCGGATATTGTAATCAATCCTTCTAAAGAGGATGCGATCGCAAAGATTATGGAGCTGACCGACGGCTACGGCTGCGACATCTACATCGAAGCAACCGGACATCCCTCCAGCGTGAAACAGGGTCTGGCAATGGTCCGCAAGCTCGGCACCTTTGTCGAGTTCGGTGTGTTCGCGCAGGAAACCAGCGTCGACTGGTCCGTCATCGGCGACGGCAAAGAGCTGAACGTACTCGGCTCCCACATCAGCCCCTACTGCTATCCCTTCGTCATTGAGCACATGACCGACGGCAGCCTGAAAACGGACGGTCTGATAAAGCGTACCTTCCCCATCGAGAAATGGGAGGAAGCCTTCGAATACGCCAGCGGCAAATACGGAGACTTCAAGGTGGCAATCACCTTCGACTGA
- a CDS encoding alpha-N-arabinofuranosidase, with protein sequence MIIDKDFRVSEIDKRIYGSFIEHLGRAVYDGIYQPGNPLSDESGFRRDVTELVKELDVPIIRYPGGNFVSSFVWEDSVGPVAQRPKRLELAWESLEENKVGVNEFAGWAKKAGSEVMMAVNLGTRGIADACNLLEYCNHPGGTKYSDMRISHGVKEPHNIKVWCLGNEMDGPWQLGHKTMDEYGRLAEETAKAMKIVDPTIELVSCGSSNRDMPTFPRWEATTLEYTYDYVDYVSLHQYYDNVAGDTEDFLAKSDDMDDFIRSVIATCDYVKAKKRGKKDINLSFDEWNVWYHSKEAEMDLRKNQKWSVAPPMLEDIYNFEDALLVGLMLITLMKHADRVKMACLAQLVNVIAPIMTDQNGGPAWKQTIFYPYLHASKYGRGTVLKPVVKTPVHDTAMHDNVTDMESVVVWNEEKEEITIFAVNRNLKDDLELTTDLRGFEGYKLIEHIVLESSDMNLTNSAGGQLVAPKTCSQSEMDDGIMTSLLHAASWNVIRLGAR encoded by the coding sequence ATGATTATCGACAAAGATTTCCGGGTCTCCGAAATTGACAAACGCATCTATGGTTCCTTTATCGAGCACCTGGGCAGAGCCGTTTACGACGGCATTTACCAGCCGGGCAATCCCCTGTCCGACGAATCCGGTTTCCGCAGGGATGTCACGGAGCTTGTAAAAGAACTGGATGTTCCTATTATCCGTTATCCCGGAGGCAATTTTGTTTCCAGCTTTGTGTGGGAGGACAGCGTGGGACCTGTCGCACAGCGCCCGAAGCGGCTGGAGCTGGCGTGGGAGAGCCTGGAGGAAAATAAGGTAGGCGTAAATGAATTTGCCGGCTGGGCGAAAAAAGCCGGTTCTGAGGTGATGATGGCGGTGAACCTCGGTACAAGAGGCATCGCGGACGCCTGCAACCTGCTGGAATACTGCAATCATCCCGGCGGAACAAAATACAGCGATATGCGTATCTCCCACGGCGTAAAAGAGCCGCACAACATTAAGGTATGGTGCCTGGGAAATGAGATGGACGGTCCCTGGCAGCTCGGTCACAAGACGATGGACGAGTATGGACGTCTCGCCGAGGAAACCGCAAAGGCCATGAAGATTGTGGACCCCACCATCGAGCTGGTATCCTGCGGAAGCTCCAACCGCGATATGCCCACCTTCCCGCGCTGGGAAGCGACCACTCTGGAATATACTTATGATTATGTGGACTATGTCTCTCTTCATCAATATTACGATAACGTGGCGGGCGACACGGAGGATTTTCTTGCAAAATCTGATGATATGGATGATTTCATCCGTTCCGTTATCGCGACCTGCGACTATGTAAAGGCGAAAAAACGCGGCAAAAAGGATATCAATCTGAGCTTTGACGAGTGGAACGTGTGGTATCACTCCAAAGAAGCGGAAATGGATCTGCGCAAAAATCAGAAATGGTCCGTTGCGCCGCCGATGCTGGAGGATATTTATAATTTTGAGGACGCCCTGCTGGTAGGACTGATGCTGATTACGCTGATGAAGCATGCGGACCGCGTAAAGATGGCGTGTCTGGCACAGCTTGTCAATGTTATCGCGCCGATTATGACTGACCAGAACGGCGGTCCTGCATGGAAGCAGACCATCTTCTATCCGTATCTTCATGCTTCTAAATACGGTCGCGGGACCGTGCTGAAGCCGGTCGTAAAAACTCCGGTGCACGACACCGCAATGCATGATAATGTCACCGATATGGAAAGCGTTGTGGTGTGGAACGAGGAAAAGGAGGAAATCACCATCTTCGCAGTCAACCGGAATCTGAAGGATGACCTGGAACTGACGACAGATCTGCGCGGCTTTGAGGGATATAAGCTTATTGAGCATATCGTGCTGGAGAGCAGCGACATGAACCTTACAAACAGTGCTGGCGGACAGCTCGTCGCGCCGAAAACCTGCAGTCAGTCAGAAATGGACGACGGCATCATGACCAGCCTGCTTCACGCAGCCTCCTGGAATGTGATACGGCTTGGCGCACGCTGA